The window GCTAATATTAAGTGACATAATAGAGTTAAATGTGaggcaaacagcagcagtaactcATCAGGTTTAGGCAGTTTGACACAGCAGATAAGTGTCTTTGGATACAGTCTAACCACAGaccccacacagacacagagtgtGACTGGCCATTGTCTTCTCTGGTTGCTGCTTTCTGTCTGCAGGGCCTGATGAGCCTCCATCAGCAGCCAGTTGAGTGGGCTGCTCTTCCCCCCTGCACATATTGTTggtttttttcctttggtctgtgcaataaaaacatcaatCCAGCACATTTTCGGCCCTTCACTCTCTTCACTATGAACTTTTACAGGTTCATTgtacattctttttttttggtttacactgctgtaaataaatgtagGCTGTGACAATAGTTTGCATCGCTTGTAATTTCCCctacaaacatttaaaatcaccTCATCttcatgtctttggactgtgggactGAGGAAACACAGGCAGATGTGGAAAAAACAGGTTGTATTTGAACCTGCAGTGGGCCTATGGTACTAACCACTGAGCCACCATGTTACTGTCTGTATTTAACTTATTTCTCTATTAAATAGAGTTCTTCTTTCACCTTTGTATATTGGCGCAGGACTTCATGATGAAAGTTGAGTTGTTGTGGGAAGGAACCACTGCAAAACAACAGTATATTTTGTGGATCTTCTGCCCTATTCTACATTATCAATGAAAGATTTTTTGATCAATAAAAAACTGACTAGTTATGACAGCCAAACAATCAACATGTTGTGATTACAAGACATGAATCAAGGAGGCCTGATGTGGCTATATCCCTGACCACCTCCCCAACTCAAAGTCATCATCTTTTGACTGAAGCACCATCATCATGTGTTCACTGGTTCATCAGGGTCAACTTGATTTTGTCCTTTGGCTGAATCTGTATCTGCACACTCATTCCCCTGACTGTCGGCTGAATGCAGCTTCATGTGTCTCTTCAGATGTCCTGTAACAGTGAAGCGTTTGCTACAGACAGAGCAGCTAAATGGTTTCTCTCCCGTGTGGATTCTCATGTGAATCTTCAGGCTCCCCTTTTGGGCACAGCTCTTACCACAGATGTTGCAGCTGAATGGTTTCTCTCCCGTGTGGACTCTCATGTGTTTGGTCAAGTCTCCTTTCTCTGCGCAGCACTTTCCACAGAATGGACAACTAAACGGTTTCTCACCTGTATGGACTCTCATGTGTTTCTTCAAGTCTGTTTTCTGAGCACAGCCTTTCCCACAGACCGAGCAACTGAAAGGTTTTTCCCCGGTGTGGTACTTCATGTGTCTGTTGAGATGTTCTTTGACATGAAAGCTTTTATTACACAACGAGCAGGTGAATGGCTTCTCTCCTGTGTGGATCCTCATGTGTCTGGTCATATTTCCCCTCCCACTAAAGTTCTTTCCACAGAATAAGCAGCTGTATGGCTGCTCTCCAGTGTGGCACCTCATGTGAGCCGTCAGAGAGCCGCTGTCTTTAAATGATTTATCACAACCTGTGCAAGGAAATGGTCTCTCGCCTGTGTGGTCTCTGATGTGTCTGTTCAGATTTCCCTTCAGGCTAAATCTTTTACCACAATACGAGCAAGGAAAGGGCCGCTCCTTCGCTGAGGACCCAATATCACTCTCTGGGCCTTTGCTGTTCTTAACTATCTCTAAACCTGACTGAGCTTCATTTGTTTGAGTCCAGTCACAATCACTGTCATCAGTTTGGTTGGAGTCCAGAGAATTATCTTCACTAACTGGTTCCAAAAGTCTATGTGGACCTGAGTTCCTGGCAGGTTCTGGTACTCCACAGTCCTCTCCTCCCACAGAGTCTCTGTTCTCCTCAGTTTGGCTCTGATGAAGCTGTGAGGACTGCGCTTTTTCTTCATCATTATCTTCACTCTTCACAGGGACAGGAGTGAATGGGAACTTGTTGATATCAGCCTCCTCCACCCCTTGAAGCTGCTCTCCCTCCTGACTGGTCCAGacctcctcctgttcctctttGATGTGTGGGAGCTCTGATGGATCCTGGTCCAGACTGGGATTCCAGTCCTGTTGTACTGGGAAACCCTCTTCTTTGCTCACTAGCTGCAGATTGACATCTGcgggaaaacacagaaaaagattgAGGAAAACATATTCATGACTCAGGTCCTTCAAAGCTTTTTGATTAAGGACTCAATCGTAATAAGATTTTCTGCAGGTCCTCTGAACTAAGGTGTTACAGACTTAATAACTCACAGGTTTCTGATACTTTTACTGCCACACCTGAAGCTTCACGTGTTGAATGAGAGATGCCTGATATTTGCTCATGGTTCTTTGTTTTCTACCAACATCAGGATGTTATGATCCAGATCCTCCTCCAGATGTTCCTAATATCTATTTTCAGTGtggatggaagaaaaaaaaaaaaaatcaaccacaAACTGGATTCTCTGTTCAGACTTTATTGACCACAGACCCAGAGACTGTGAGCAGTCTGGACAAACACCACCCTGACTCACATGTATACCAGGTATTCACACAATGTTTATGTGACATAGGTATTTTCAGCTCCACCAGCAGAGctattaaaacacagaaactgtcTCCACCTAAATGCTACGCCTGTCTCCATGAGGACCTGGTCTGCTGCTCCTCAGGTCTCCTCTCTGTCCTACTGATAAACAACATCTAATCACAGTATCCTATAAGCTCTAAACAGTGTCACTGTTGTGAGCAGCaagaagctggtggagcagtggaaCCAGCAGAGAACAGTCAAACATCTGCTGGTTCCAGTTTATCAACAACTGCTTCTCTTCATTACTTCTGATCTAAAGTCGGCACCTTTAGGTTCTGAGATGTTGTGAGAAGTTCTACTTGTCCGGTTTCTTTATTGACAAATGAAtcaatggaaaaataataaCCAGCAGATTCATCACAAACACTTGTGAACAAATAATTACTCAGTCCATCTTCAGAC of the Mastacembelus armatus chromosome 11, fMasArm1.2, whole genome shotgun sequence genome contains:
- the LOC117152701 gene encoding zinc finger protein 37 homolog — translated: MCAVRLLRVSVHERISAAAEDFLLQAEKGGAAAEIPALRALLTERLTAAAEEIVALLEETVAEYEGRVERSEREVCRQRRLLDAVLKPEVRLHRADVNLQLVSKEEGFPVQQDWNPSLDQDPSELPHIKEEQEEVWTSQEGEQLQGVEEADINKFPFTPVPVKSEDNDEEKAQSSQLHQSQTEENRDSVGGEDCGVPEPARNSGPHRLLEPVSEDNSLDSNQTDDSDCDWTQTNEAQSGLEIVKNSKGPESDIGSSAKERPFPCSYCGKRFSLKGNLNRHIRDHTGERPFPCTGCDKSFKDSGSLTAHMRCHTGEQPYSCLFCGKNFSGRGNMTRHMRIHTGEKPFTCSLCNKSFHVKEHLNRHMKYHTGEKPFSCSVCGKGCAQKTDLKKHMRVHTGEKPFSCPFCGKCCAEKGDLTKHMRVHTGEKPFSCNICGKSCAQKGSLKIHMRIHTGEKPFSCSVCSKRFTVTGHLKRHMKLHSADSQGNECADTDSAKGQNQVDPDEPVNT